The genomic DNA CCAATCAATTCCTGCTTCTGCTAACGCTGAACGGAATACAATGTCCGATGTAAAAATCCGAATTGTACCAATCTTTTTCCCTTTATAATCTTCAAGCAATTTGTATTGATCTTTATTTCCCTTTTTTACTAAAATCGGATGTCCACCTTCTAAATGACCGCCAATAATCGAAAGATCAGAATCGTTTGCAATAAATGTAAGCGGACCTGCTGTGCCGAATGACATCCCGATATCAATCTTTCCCGCTTGAAGTGCATTCAAACCGTCTGCAGAGTTAGCAAATCCGATACGCTTAACTGTAAGATTTTCATCTTCAAAATAACCTTCCTGCACAGCAATATCGACCAATGGTGCGCCACTAGTCTGACTAATTCCTACAGTCATTTCATATTGTCCCTCACCGTTTGCTTTTTTTCGTCCATTTTCATCAGATTGACAGGCTGAAAGAACAAATAAGCTTGCGACTAATAGTAACCCTTGTAAGATGTTCTGTTTAAATGTTAACTTTCTCATCTAAATCACCCCTTAAATGCCTGCCCCATCTTGTAAAACAGTTTGATTAGCTAAATTATTCAATATTTCCTTGTTCATCATGTTCAACAAATGCTCACGGAAATGGATAAACTCCTTGCTTGCAAAAAGTTGCTTGCGATTCATATTTTTTCGACTAAATGGGATCTCTATATTTACCGTCTTTGCTCCACCCGCTCCTGGGAGAAACATAATAATGCGATCGGCTAAGTAAATTGCCTCCTCTGCATCATGCGTTACAAAAACGATTGTACGATTTTGCTCACGGCTTATTCGCAATAATAAATCCTGTAGTTGGACGCGCGTTACCGGATCCAATGCTCCGAACGGTTCATCCATCAATAATAAATCAGCCCCATAGCTTAATGCCCGTGCAATTGCAGCCCGCTGCTTCATTCCACCAGACATTTGCCCTGGATACTTTTTCACCGCATGCCCAAGATTCACTAAGCTTAAATAGTCCTCCGCGATATGCTCAAGTTCCTTTTTATTAACGTTCTGATTCCGTTGCTTTAAAGCTAGAATGATATTGTCGCGTGCGGTAAGCCACGGAAACAATGAATAATCTTGAAAAACAACGCTGCAATCAGGATGTATCTTCTGGATTGAATTCCCGTTAACGACTATGTCGCCTCCATCTGGCTGTTCTAACCCTGCGATTAAGCGTAATAACGTACTTTTCCCACAGCCGCTTGGACCCATAAAAACAAGAAATTCACTTTCTTTTACGGTTAAATTAATCTCATTTAAAATTTTTATTTTTTCATAACTAAAATGAATTGATTGAACTTCGATTTTATTTGTTTTGAATTTTTCATCTAAGACTTGCTGAGGTTCTTGCAATCTATTTAAAACAGTGACCATTCGAACACCCCTTTATTCGTTGTATAGTACATGTCTGCCTAGCTCTTGAATCGTTATATCAACTGGTATATGCAACGTCATTGTCCGTAAGTTACGCCAAAATCGGTCAAAACCATAACGATTTGCTGTCGCCCGGCTGCCCATTACTTCAAAAATGCGTGATGTTATGTCTAAACCTGCTTTTGTAATAAATACCTTTGCTGCATGTGTAGCATCATCAAGTGTTTTTCTCTCCTCTGGTGAAATATGATTGCCCATATCCCATAAATTTTGGAACATGACGTTCGACTTTTCGAGAAGTAATTTTGCCGCTTCGAGCTGTACATAAAATTCACCATAATGGTGTTGAATAATAGGATCATCGATTGCTGATCTATGTGGCGTTCTTGCTCTCGTTTGCGTTCTTGTATATGGTAATGCTGCCTCAAATGCACCTTCCGCAATACCTAAATAGAGATGGTTTAAAACAAAGCTTGCAATATTCACTCTCAGTCTAGAAAACTCATCATGATTGAAACCATTTCGCAACACTTCTTTCTCTTCGACGACAACATTGTTAAATTCAACCGTTCCGCTATCTGTTTGACGCTGGCCAAAATTGTCCCAATCATTTTTAATAGATATTCCCATACGATTAGTAGGAATTACGACGAGTAAAGGCTCCTCCTGACCATCGATCAATGCTGATACTAATAAATAATCTGAGTCAACACTGCCAGAGCAAAATGTTTTAACACCATTAAAAATATACTTACTTCCCTCTTTGCGTGCCCTTAATTTAATATCTACAGGATTAAATGCGTTACCCAAAAAATAATTATGCTTTGCTGTAATTTTGTAATAATACTCCTTTTGCTCCTTGTTGCCACA from Bacillus aquiflavi includes the following:
- a CDS encoding ABC transporter ATP-binding protein, whose translation is MVTVLNRLQEPQQVLDEKFKTNKIEVQSIHFSYEKIKILNEINLTVKESEFLVFMGPSGCGKSTLLRLIAGLEQPDGGDIVVNGNSIQKIHPDCSVVFQDYSLFPWLTARDNIILALKQRNQNVNKKELEHIAEDYLSLVNLGHAVKKYPGQMSGGMKQRAAIARALSYGADLLLMDEPFGALDPVTRVQLQDLLLRISREQNRTIVFVTHDAEEAIYLADRIIMFLPGAGGAKTVNIEIPFSRKNMNRKQLFASKEFIHFREHLLNMMNKEILNNLANQTVLQDGAGI
- a CDS encoding acyl-CoA dehydrogenase family protein, which gives rise to MVYVLEKNKKVEEIAQDLANIFSKTAVERDLAGGTAKVERDLIRESGLLKLLIPKEYGGQGGDWLDVLNVVHIFAKVDSSLAHLYGYHFVNLITPHLCGNKEQKEYYYKITAKHNYFLGNAFNPVDIKLRARKEGSKYIFNGVKTFCSGSVDSDYLLVSALIDGQEEPLLVVIPTNRMGISIKNDWDNFGQRQTDSGTVEFNNVVVEEKEVLRNGFNHDEFSRLRVNIASFVLNHLYLGIAEGAFEAALPYTRTQTRARTPHRSAIDDPIIQHHYGEFYVQLEAAKLLLEKSNVMFQNLWDMGNHISPEERKTLDDATHAAKVFITKAGLDITSRIFEVMGSRATANRYGFDRFWRNLRTMTLHIPVDITIQELGRHVLYNE